AACATATCAATACAGATGTCATGCATTCACCAGATACTGGTCAGATTTCATCTGCCATCAAATGAGTGCGCATAGGGCAAGCAATGGCCTCAGAATCAGTGGCTTCTACATAATGCTGGGCCCCATGGTATGTATACCAGATCTTCAGGGTTTTTGGCAGGAGAGGGGCCGGGTCATAAAAGCCAAGGATATGAAACTGCTCATAATTAGCTAATTGTATCCTCATGAAATTGCAGACTGATGATAAACTCACCTTGACCATGTTCTTGGGAATCACCAGCTGGCTACGGTCGACCAAACCAGCCACGGGAATAGTAACATCTACCACCTCATATTCTTTACCAACGTCgttgcccttcttctttgaaggATAATGGCCATACTCGGCCTTAGTAATGACTAGACCGTCCTGTCTCTCCTCCTTCGCTTGCCTCCGCCGTACCTGTTCAGTCATGAGCTCAGTCGCTTGCAGGCTTTCTGCTCTCTTTATTGGCACCaatttcttcagctccttctgTCGTCGAGCTATCACACGACGAcggttcttcctttctcttggCCGAATAAACCCAAATTCCCACGCACAGTATGCCACCCATGGAAATATGATAGCAAGCGCGGCAGCGTCTGCATTGACCATGTCAATGGGACAGACAGCGATAGGAAGCTTAATCTTTTGCCCAAGTCTACTCCACGAGACCGTCATGACAAGGCCATGAGGGCCTTCAACTCCTACACCGAGTCCCATGCGAGTCAGTTCTCCAACCTGCCGCGACCCTTCAATTTTCCACGAAAGCGACAAATCCATGTTGACAGTACTGGCCACTTCAACCCGTATGGAGCGCGGTTCATTCGCCGGCGGCAAAGCATAATGGCCCTCGGAACTCCACTCAGAGCGCACAGGGTCATTGGCGGCCGTTCCGGAAAAGAGATTACGTGCGTAGCTCAGCTGTAAGCCACTTGCTTCGGGGGAAACAGAGAAGCCCATCTGCCAAGCTTCGCCCACCTTGTCTTCTGCGCGCTGTTTGGACCGAAGTTGCTGGTACTcgctttcctcttcctcgccttcCGGCTGTTCATCATAATCATCCATAAAAGCAGCCTGCTTGTGAGATTTCGGGAGAGACAGCAGACCAATCTGGAACTGGCTAATCTGTTTGGGGATGGTGAATGCAGAGTCGACGTCTAGACCAATATCAAGAAAGGGGCTAAGCAAGCGCTCTACGGCGCCTGGCCAGCTGATAGTACCACTTTGCCATCTACAAAAGGCGTGTTTCCTGTCACCCACCTCTTTCATGACCTGAACGGCCATTGCTGGCGGGCATTTCA
The sequence above is a segment of the Aspergillus flavus chromosome 4, complete sequence genome. Coding sequences within it:
- a CDS encoding uncharacterized protein (domain of unknown function-domain containing protein), with product MKRRERKAINSMVQSRGSIVLGIDASDMISVDEDEGEVYVNVPSAKPSKFNVGYTFKAPLPTPRKLLGKLERDEPVEEGAEQQEAEAEDSDEPEMVINAGISGEMRHMAQKLTIEHTDGTTEIRKVPLPPIIASQEITLGASVNHVFGDVASQKGILSKRPFSFLRYSAVSVGAMVLPVPSVQANMVKAFTPVAGTKPFNVNFSSSFYKSPVKCPPAMAVQVMKEVGDRKHAFCRWQSGTISWPGAVERLLSPFLDIGLDVDSAFTIPKQISQFQIGLLSLPKSHKQAAFMDDYDEQPEGEEEESEYQQLRSKQRAEDKVGEAWQMGFSVSPEASGLQLSYARNLFSGTAANDPVRSEWSSEGHYALPPANEPRSIRVEVASTVNMDLSLSWKIEGSRQVGELTRMGLGVGVEGPHGLVMTVSWSRLGQKIKLPIAVCPIDMVNADAAALAIIFPWVAYCAWEFGFIRPRERKNRRRVIARRQKELKKLVPIKRAESLQATELMTEQVRRRQAKEERQDGLVITKAEYGHYPSKKKGNDVGKEYEVVDVTIPVAGLVDRSQLVIPKNMVKFHILGFYDPAPLLPKTLKIWYTYHGAQHYVEATDSEAIACPMRTHLMADEI